The nucleotide window CTTCTTCTTTTCCTCAAGCTTCTTCTTTATTTCTTGGGCTTCCTCGGGAGTTACGTAAATGAACTTCTCGTCGTACTTATCGTAGCTTGCTAGCAGGAACTCGTCGCTCATCTGTAGCGCTCCCGTTGGACAAACATCCACGCACTGCTTGCAGAACACGCACCTTCCTGTCCACAATGCTACCTTCCTAATCTCTGGAAGATATACGAAGACGCCCGCTGGGCATACCGTTACGCACATCCTGCAACCAACGCACTTGTCAACGTTGTAGACTATCTTTCCCCTGAAGTTCTCTGGAACTGGAACGGGCTCAGTTTTAGGGAACGGATTCGTGGCCGGGGGTTTGAATAAGTTCTTAATAACGGTCGAGAGGAGCGGTAACCTTATCATATCATCACCCCCAGGGCCAGTAGAAGGGCTCCTACAATGCTCGCTGCAAATACCCTAGTCCACAGCAAGTTAACGGCTTGCGTTATCTTCAACCTCCCTGTCACGGTTCTAAAGATGGTTTTCGCGACTAGTAAAACTATGAACACCTTGGCGGTGTGAATGAGTAAGTTAACTATATATCCCTGAATCCCTGGGATGCCCACTTGCCAAGGGAAGAGCACTGCAACAACTAGCGAGGCCGCTATGAATTCCTTTATTGACTCGGCAAGCTTGATTATTCCTAGGTACCTGCCACTGTATTCAACTAGAGTCCCCTCGGCGATTTCCTCTTCAGCTTCTGGAATGTTAAAGAATCCAACTTCGATTTCACTTGCTAACCAGGACATGAAGACGTAAATAAGTATGACCCCAGCCACCCACACCATTGGGCCGAGCTCCCAGAGGTTGTGCTCGTATAGGCTTCCTAAGCTGAACGGCTTTTGAACGCCCAGCTTTGAGATTCCCCACATAACGGCGAATACCCCGAGCATCATTGCCGGTTCCCTAGAGATTAGCATTGCAACTTCTCTAGCGGCTCCTATTCTTCCGTACGGGCTTCCCGAGCTCATGACTCCTAGGATTAGGAAGAAGTCCGCTAGTGTAAGTAGGTAGATGAAGACTATTATGTCACCTTTAGTTGCGAACAGGGGTGAAAACCCCATCGGGGTGTAAGCCAATAATGCTATAACCGTGGTTAGCATTAAGACAGGTGCTGCCCTAAACATGAAGTTAGCAGTGTTTGGGATTATCGTTTCCTTACTCATTAACTTCAGGAAGTCATAGAACGGCTGAAGGATTGGGGGGCCTATCCTCCTCTGCATTCTAGCGACGAGCTTCCTATCTATACCGCTGAACAGCAATGAAATTATGGAAACGTAAGCGTAAAGTAAGATTAGTCCTATTAAGGCGTAGATAACCTTCATATCATCACCCCCTCACACATCCAACTCCTGCTGGGGTTGGATCTCCCCTTATCTCAGGATTTATCTCCCTAGTTTTTTGAATTGAAAGCTTCAGAAGGTCTTTCTCTGTTAAGATAACCTTCTTATCTCCGGTAATTACGGCCACCCTGTCTGTACAGCTTAAGCATGGATCTATTGATGCTATAGCAACAACAACGTCCGCTAACTGATTTCCTTCAAGGCCCTTCGCTATTGCGAAGAGGTTCGGAAACGTTGGTTCCCTCATCTTCCACCTAACTGGTCCATCCCTTCCTTTCTTCCCCTTCACGTAGTGAACCAGCTCTCCCCTTGGAGCCTCGTATCTTCCTATTCCTTCACCATCCCCTAACAGTTTGAGCTTTGCGACTAGAACGTTATCCTTGGGGAATGTCTTTATCTTTCCCTTGGGTATCTGATCTAGAGCATGCTCTATTAACTCGAGACTCTGCCATATCTCTCCTATCCTAACGGCGGCCCTATCGTAGACATCGCCTCTAGCTTTCTCTCCTGTGACGTCTTCTGGCATGATTGGTTTAATCCCGAGGTCTGGGTAAACTCCTAGCTTCTCACTCCACCTTGCATCATCCCTGACACCAGAACCCCTTCCCGTCGGTCCAACTGCGCCCATCTCTATGGCTAGTTTCTTGGGAATTATCGCGCAGTTCCTAAGTCTAGCCTCAATCGTCGAGTCGTGTAGGAATACATCCTCTATTTGGGGCATTATCTCCCTGTAGTACTTTATCATATCGAGCAGTAACCTTCTGTGTTTTTCCTCTATGTCCCTCCTAACCCCTCCGATCGTCATCATGCTGTAGTTTACCCTGTTTCCGGTTATCGCCTCGAGGACGTCCATAACCTTCTCCCTGGCCAACCACGTTAGGTGTAAAACAGTATCGTACCCAATGTCATGCCCTAGAACTCCAAGGTTCAGTAGGTGGGAGTGAATCCTCTCGAGTTCTCCTATTATCACCCTAATGTACTCGGCTCTCTCAGGAACCTCTATCCCTGCCATCTCCTCAACGGCCCTAACGTACGTATGGTTATGAGAAAAGGAACAGATTCCACAAATCCTCTCCGCAACGTACATTAACTGAACGTAGTTCCTCCTGAACGCTATCCACTGGATTCCCCTGAGGTTGTAACCCAGCTTAACATCAACGTTAACTATCCTCTCTCCATCCAGTGTTAGAATGAACTTCTCAGGTTCCTCCAATCCTGGATGAATTGGTCCAAAAGGAACTTTAACCCAATACTCAACCTTGCTCATTTACCTCCCCTCCTTAAAAGGTAGGGATGTCCAGCGTTCTTTACCATCTCCTCAGGAATTCCCTTCTCGTCGTGTCTAAGCGGATATATTCCTTCTGGAAAGTCGTCGGGTAAGAACAGCCTTCTCTTATCTGGAGCGTTTTCGAAGTCTATTCCCACCATCTCCATTGCTTCTCTCTCGAATTGGAGTGATATCGGGAATATGTCGCTTATGTCTGGTAGCACTGGGTTATCCTTCGGAACGCTCGTCTTGACTATCATCGAAACTCCTGGGGCATCCTCGTACATTAATAGGAAGTGGATACTGAAGTCTAGGGTTTCACCGGCGTCCTCCTCTATACCTATTGAATAGTGAGCGTCAGGATCTAATTCCTTGAGGAACTTCATAAAATCTCTAAACATCTCCCTAGGAACCTTGACCCATATTCTCTTCCTTCCCCACTTGTTTTCCTTAACTTGAACCTCAACTCCCGGAAATCTCCTATTGATCTCATTAACGATGAAATCCTCCTTTCCCTCACTCATTCCTCTCCCTCCTCGGGTGGAACCTCTCCCTTAAGCATTTTAGCTAACTTCTCTAAGGCTAGAACAACGCCATGAAGGATAGCCTCTGGCCTAGGTGGACACCCAGGAACGAAGACGTCTACGGGTATAACCCTGTCTAGGGGTGCATTCGTAAACGGACTCTCGTAGAACACGCTACCTCCCGTTGGGCAGGAGCCAATTGCAATAACTATCTTCGGTTCTGGTGTTTGCTCGTAAACGAGCTTAACCCTTTCGAGGCTCTGATTCGTTACTGGACCAGTAACTAGAAGTATGTCCGCATGCCTTGGGGAACCTACCAGCTTAACTCCGAATCTTTCAGCGTCGTACCTTGGGGTGAGGGCTGCTATTATCTCTATATCGCATCCATTGCATGATCCGGAGTTAACGTGAAACACCCAAGGAGATCTCCCAATGAATCTGCATAACTGTGCAATCCTTCTTTCCAGTCTTTTCCTCTCTTCTGTTTGAGCGGGCAATTTTATCGTCATTCAATCACCCCCTAATGAGCATGAGAATTAGTATAAACGCGGTCGTCATTAGTAAATAACTCACGTAATCCGTTAGCAACCCTGTGTGATCCTTCCTTAGCGTTGTGAAGAACCTCTTAACTCCGTATATCACTCCCCACATCGTATTCCTTCCAGTGTAGTATCCTTCTAGGTGTTCGAACCCAGGAATTACCTTCTCTGGATCCTCACCGCTTATGAATATCTTCGTTCCATCTCCAACTTCCCTCGTCCCCATTCCAGCCTTTTTAGCCCAAGCATCTAGGAGATAGGCTAGTACGAGTCCGATTATGAACACTAGGATGAAATAGAGGGCGTCCCAGTAACCGAACACTTCAACCACCTCCCATCAGAGATATCACGTAACCCATGATATCCCACAAGCTCTTCGCCGCTGGAACCATGAACTTGTCACTTATCTGCCAGGGGAACAGTCCCATTCCGATTATAGCTATTACAAGGATGAATATCGGGAGTAGCATTGTAGCTCCTGGATCCTTCGCCTTCATTACCTTCTCACTTGGCCTTCCGAAGAACGTGAAGAGAACCCTAACGTAGGCAGCGGTACAGAATGCCGTTCCAATTATCGCTATCGCACCTAAAAGTGGGTTGAATAGGGCTGAGCTCTCGTAGATTAACCATTTGCTTGCGAAACCGTTAAGGGGTGGCATCCCCACTATCGCTGCAGCTCCTATTAGGAATGCAAATGTTGTCTTTGGCATAGTCTTTGCAAGTCCACTGAGCTCGTTGAGATTCCTTGTTCCTAGCTCATGGAGCACGACACCCGCAACTAGGAAGAGAAGTGCCTTCATCAACGCGTGATTAACCGTGTGATAAATTGCTCCAGCCAGAGCTATCTCTCCGACCTTTGAACCGTAAGCCACTATTCCAATTCCAAGACCCAGGAGGATGTAACCTATCTGCCCCACCGAGGAATATGCAAGTAATCTCTTCATGTCCTCCTGAACTACCGCCATGGCATTTCCGACTATTAGGGTTATGCACGCAAAGATTATTATTATCCATCCAACGGTAGCTGGGTTTATTGCTGGCCAGAATATGCTGAACACAACCCTAGCTATCGCGTAGATACCTCCTATTTTAATAACTAAACCGGAAAGCATTGCCGAAATTGAGCTTGGGGCCGCTGGGTGCGCATCGGCCAACCACATGTGAACTGGAGCCGCACCGCTCTTGAACAGTAGGCCACCTAGGAACAATGCTAGTGCTATCTTAGCAACTATCGTTGGATTCTCGCTCATCTTCACGGCTAAGTATCCCATTGTTAGGGTTCCGTATTGGCCGTAGAGGAGGGCTATTCCCAATAGGACGAAGCTACTCGCCAAGGAACCGACGAACATGTACTTTATACCTGCTTCAATTCCTTCCCAAGTGTCGTGCCTAAACGCTACCAAGGCGTAACTCGCTATGCTCATTATCTCGAGGAACACGTAGAAGTTGAAGATATCCCCGGTTATCGCTATTCCAAGCATTCCAAGTTCCAAAATCAGGATTAGGGTATAGTACTTCTCTAGCCCAGTATCGTGCTTCATGTACTCCAGTGAGTACAAGATAGCGAGGAAGCTTACAAAGGTTATTATCAGAACCATTATGGCCCCGAACTTATCAACCTCCCAAACTATTCTTATTGGAAAGTCAGCCTTCCCGAATGGAGTTTCTGAGCCTAGAGCATAGACTATTGTTCCTCCGCTCCAAACTTCCCTAAACACTTCGATACCAACAATTAGAGTCGCGAAGCTTATTATCGTGGCCCAAATTTCCTTGGCTTTACCTTTAAGCAAACTAACGATGGGCATCGAGAATGCTCCAAATAGGGGGATGATTATTATGAACGGCAACCACGTCATCCCCTCAACCTCCTAAGCTTTGTTATGTCTAGGGTTCCATAGTGTCTGTACGCGTTAACGGTTAGAGCAACAGCCAGGGAGAGAACACAGACTCCAATGACGATGCTCGTTAGAACTAACGCTTGAGGGATTGGAGCTACCATTGCCCCTCCTTCGTAACCTGTATAAATCGGTGCCGTCGTCGGTAATCCGTTCTCTATCCTGTATCCTTCACTAATCAGCAGAAGGTGTATCCCCGAATCTATCAGGTCAAGGGCCAATATCAGCTTGATAAGATTGCGCTTGTAAAGGAGGGCGTATATTCCGAGTGCGACCATTATTATGGCGGTTAAATACTGGAAGGCTATCATCCCTTCCACCTCCTAAATAGACTTAGGGCGAATACTGCAGAAACGAGTCCCGTGAACACCTTTAGCCCAACTCCTAGGTTCATTATAGGTAGAAATCCTGCAGAGAGTAGGGTTCCTGGCTTTCCGTTGAATAGAGGCCCCTTGTGCCAGAGAACGTTGTAGAAGAATGCAACGCTAAGCCCAAGCATTGCCACACCTAGGAAGACTAATCCACCGACACCCTCTAGGGCTGAGTACAAATCCTTGTTTATCCTCTTCTTGGCCTCATCCACGCCAAACGCTATCAAGAACAAGAGCCCCGTTCCAACTATGGTCGCACCACCCTGGAATCCACCGCCGGGTGTAAGGTGACCGTGAAGGACTATGTAACATCCGAATATTCCTATCAATGGGATTAGGGCTCTAGCATTTGTCTTGACTATAACTCCCATATCACTCATGCTCCTCCCTCCTCCAAGGTCTTAGAAGGGCCACGGCTCCAGCTATTGCGGTGAACAAAACGGTCGCCTCTCCAAGCGTATCGTAACCTCTGTAATCGAAGACTATGTCGGTAACGATGTTCATACCCCCGACTTCCTCTAATCCATGATTTATGTAGTAATCGTCGGTGTAGCGATACCTCTTCCAGTCCTCTCCGCCTAATCCGAACTTTATTCCATATTTAGGACTCAATGCAACCATTAAAGATGCGAATATAACCATCAACGATAAAAACGCTAAAGCTCTCTTCATGGTGCCTCACGCTCCCATCTCTCTGTTTTCGCAATTGCGTAAACCACTATAGCAGTAACAACCCCAGCACCAACGGCAGCCTCGGCTATGGCAACGTCTGGAGCGTGGAGCATGTAGAACTCGAGGCTTAGAAGTAGGCTCATCGCCGCTGAAGCTATAGCGGCTGCAAGGAGGTCTCTCAATGTTATCATTAGTATTGAGCTCACTATAATCCCTACGAGGACTATGAAGTGGATTATCATATCATTCATTGCTCTCCCTCCTCTTCTCCAAATACGCATCAACAACGGCTCTCTTTGGCAAGTAACCGCTCAGATGAGAAGCCTTGGCTATAGCGTGGGCACCTACGGGATTCGTTAGCAGTAAAGCAAGAAGGGCAACTAAGCTGTGAAGTGCCATTTGAAGGTACTTCGGGTTTCCCGTATCGTTAAGCCTAGCTAAAGCGTGAATAACTACTGCAAACGTTGCGAAAATCGTGCCAAATGTCGTGCACTTTGTTGCTCCATGTAGCCTTGTGTAGACGTCGGGAAATCTGTGGAGGGCTATACTTCCTAGCGTGTTGAAGGTTACGCTTATCGCAAGGCAAATGAGAATTAGGTACTCTATCATGACAATCCCCCCTGGAGGTACTTCGCTATGATGAGGGTTCCAATGTAGCTTAGGAGGGCGTAAACTATCGCTATGTCGATGTAGATGGCCCTCTCATAGTAAGCCCCCAGGAGGAGCATCGCCGCCACTACCAACGTGTTGAGGGTGTCTAGGGCAACGACCCTATCCGATGTCGTGGGTCCCAGGATTAGTCTAAGGAGAACTATCAATCCAGCGATTCCAATAAGCAGGGTAGCATAGAGAAACATTTGTTCCACTGTCATTCCCCTAACCTCCTCGCCCATTTTTCGAAGGGACCAGAAACGGGTTCAGAGCTCTTGGGCCACTCTAATCCCTCTGGGATGTTTATCCAGTGGACGTAGAGGGCTTTTTCTTCTGGAGAAGCTTCAATTGTTAAGGTTCCTGGGGTTAGGGTTATAGAGTTACTTAGAATTGTATACTGGGCATCGTTCTCTAAATTCACTGGGACCCTCACGATTCCTGGTCTTATCTTCCCTGTGATGACCCTATATGCAACATCTAGGTTAGCCTTGACCATCCCCCAGAAGAGAACTGGGGCGTATGCAATGAATAGAACCAATTTAATTGGATTGAGGAATCTACCTGCTTTCTCTCCGATGATATTTCTAGTGGCATAGCCTACTATTGCCGAGAATATTAATCCTGCTATCAATTCCTGGGGACTCCAAAGTAATCCTTTGCTTCCAGCCGTGAGCACGAGCCACATAAAATATGACCATATGAAAGCCGCTATGAATGACATCTCCAAACCTCCTCAACCTTTGGTTTGAAACGGCATTTTACTTCCTTATTTTTTTCTCTCCAAAGATTAGATAGCGTAGAAATCTTAAAAGAGTTTTTTAAAGCTTAGAATTGAAAATAAAAGTGTTCAACCTTTGGTTTACTATTGTGGGGTTTTTGTGATACACAATTATGACCCAAAATGCTTTTAAATATTCACCAAGAGAGCTACGTGGAGGTGGTGAAGATGTTCAGCCTAGGTGGGCTTGGAAAGAGTAGGGTGGATGAGAGCAAGGTATGGGACGTTATAATCATTGGAGCAGGGCCTGCAGGGTATACAGCAGCTATATACGCCGCGAGATTTGGGTTAGATACTATAATCATTACAAAGGACCTTGGAGGTAACATGGCAATCACGGACTTGATAGAAAACTATCCTGGATTCCCGGAGGGGATAAGCGGTTCCGAATTGGCCAAGAGAATGTACGAGCACGTTAAGAAGTACGGTGTTGACGTGATCTTTGATGAAGTCGTTCGCATAGACCCCGCGGAATGTGCCTATTACGAGGGCCCCTGCCAGTTCGAGGTTAAAACTGCCAATGGAAAGGAGTACAAGGGTAAGACGATTATAATAGCTGTAGGTGCCGAACCAAGAAAGCTTCACGTTCCTGGAGAGAAGGAATTCACAGGTAGAGGAGTCAGCTACTGTGCGACTTGCGATGGCCCGCTCTTCGTTGGTAAGGAAGTTATAGTAGTTGGCGGTGGAAATACCGCTTTGCAGGAGGCCCTGTACCTTCACAGCATAGGGGTTAAGGTCACGCTAGTCCACAGAAGGGACAAGTTTAGGGCCGACAAGATACTCCAGGATAGGCTCAAGCAGGCTGGAATCCCGACGATATTAAACACAGTAGTTACCGAGATAAGGGGAACCAACAAGGTCGAGAGCGTCGTCCTAAAGAACGTTAAAACTGGAGAAACCTTCGAGAAGAAAGTCGATGGAGTTTTCATCTTCATAGGTTACGAGCCGAAAACTGATTTCGTGAAGCACCTCGGCATAACGGATGAATACGGCTACATAAAGGTTGACATGTACATGAGAACAAAGGTTCCAGGAATATTTGCAGCCGGTGACATAACTAACGTGTTCAAGCAGATAGCAGTAGCTGTTGGTCAAGGGGCAATAGCGGCGAATTCAGCTAAGGAGTTTATAGAAAGCTGGAACGGAAAGAGTATTGAATGACCTCTCTTCTTCCTTGAAAATTTTTCGATCAAGGATGTTCATTTTCGAACTTAAAGTTAAATAGTAATCCCCCGAGTTTTTTCTTGGTGGTTGATATGGAGCTCAAGCCGAACGTTAAAGAAATTCCTGGGCCAAAGGCAAGGAAAGTGATTGAGGAACACCACAAGTACATGGCTACAACGACAAACGATCCAAATGAGTACTTTCTTGTTATAGAGAAGGCGGAAGGGGTTTATTGGATCGACGTTGATGGCAACGTTATCCTTGACTTCTCCTCCGGAATTGGAGTCATGAACGTTGGTCTTAGGAATCCCAAGGTGATCGAGGCCATAAAGAAGCAACTTGACTTAGTCCTTCACGCTGCTGGAACCGATTATTACAACCCCTACCAAGTTGAGCTCGCAAAGAAGCTCATTGAAATAGCCCCAGGAGACATGGAGAGGAAAGTTTTCCTAAGCAACAGTGGAACTGAGGCAAATGAGGCTGCATTGAAGATAGCCAAGTGGTCAACAAACAGGAAGATGTTCATAGCTTTCATAGGGGCGTTCCACGGAAGGACCCACGGAACGATGAGCCTTACAGCTAGCAAACCCGTTCACAGGAGTAGGATGTTCCCAACGATGCCTGGAGTTGAGCACGTTCCATATCCAAACCCGTACAGGAACCCCTGGGGAATCGACGGTTATGAAAACCCAGATGAGCTCATAAACAGGGTAATCGAGTACATAGAGGATTACCTATTTGAGCACTACGTTCCAGCAGAGGAAGTTGCTGGAATATTCTTCGAGCCAATACAGGGAGAGGGCGGTTACGTAGTCCCACCAAAGAACTTCTTCAAAGAACTTAAGAAGCTCGCCGATAAGCATGGTATCCTCCTAATCGACGATGAAGTTCAGATGGGAATGGGTAGGACAGGAAGGATGTGGGCTATAGAGCACTTCGACGTAGTTCCAGACATAATAACCGTGGCAAAGGCCTTGGGCGGTGGAATTCCAATTGGTGCCACGATATTCAGGGCTGACCTTGACTTCGGAGTTAGCGGAGTCCACAGCAACACCTTCGGTGGAAATGCCGTGGCTGCTGCTGCGGCACTCGCGGTTATAGAAGAACTCCAGAACGGCCTGATAGAGAACGCCCAGAAGCTCGAGCCATTGTTCAGAGAAAGGCTTGAGGAGATGAAAGAGAAGTACGAGATAATAGGAGACGTTAGAGGACTAGGATTGGCATGGGGAGTTGAGTTCGTTAAGGACAGGAAGACGAAAGAATACGCAACCAAGGAGAGGAACGAAATCGTCGTTGAAGCATTGAAGAGAGGATTAGCACTTCTCGGCTGTGGAAAGAGCGCAATAAGGCTTATCCCACCGTTAATAATTAGCGAGGAAGAGGCAAAGATTGGTCTTGACATATTCGAGGAGGCAATAAAGGTCGTGAGCGAAAGACACGGATACAAGATTCACTGAATTTCTATTCTTTTGTTTTTAGTTTTTACAAGAAAAAGTATGGGAGAGAAGTCATTTAGTGGGCCCATGGTTCGGGCCGAATAGCACGTAGTAGTCATTGCCAGCCCAAACGTAGAAGTACTGTTCGTGGAAGTGAACATGGCAATAACATTCATCCTCCCCATAAACTAATTCTGGTGTGAAGGGAACCTCGAAACTTATGTCTGGGATTAGCTTAAAGTGTCTGTTTCCTTGGTCGTCATAGTAGAAGGAAACATTATAAAGTGCTATCCTCTTCTCAAATCCCACTGCGAGCTGGAAGTTGTAGGTGTTGTACATTGGTGAAAATGCAACTACACCTTGAATTGAGCTATCTGATGGAATCACTTTCACGACTGGAACGTTCTTGTCGTTGGCATCGTATTTAGATGACACCCTGACCCAGTAAAATTTGTTCTTATTATAGATAACAAGCTCTCTCTCGTGGCTCAGGAAGACGGCCTTTCCAGGGAAGTTCTCTAGGAGGGTGTAGAGCTTGTCCGGCCCGTAGCCATAGTAGCCTCCGATATCGTAAAGGTAAATACCTCCTTCAGTCCTTATAAGGGCCCTGCCCCGACCAATATCGTAAATGGCAACTATTCTCTCTGGAAGGGTGAGAACTACTGGTTCAACCTTGGGAAGGCCTTTTTTCTCAGCTTCAAAGAACTGATCACTCGTGTACGTTAGTATGTAAGCCCTATTATCCTTCCACGCAAGGAGATGTAAATTGCTGTCCCGGTATCCACGCATGTAGTTTACGCCATCCGCATCAATATCCCAGCTTAGGTACTTCCCGTACGTTACATACTTCACTCCATCTTCATACTCATTTAGTGAGTGATCGTAAAGGAGATAAAGCCTTCCATCCTTCCCTGCCATGAAGATATTGTAACTTGAGTAGAATCCTATTGTAAAGTCCCTTGGCGTAGTTGGAAGGACGTAAATATACCTCAATACCTTGTAATTGTTGAGGGGCTCTTTTTTCTCCACGATTGTCTTAAGTCCGCTGGTAATCTCCACTAAGTAATTCCCATACGCAAGGTAAAGGCCGGGCAATCCCGCAGGTTCGTATGCTCTTATCTGCAACCAGTCGTTGATGTTCTTGTAGTCAGGAGCTTTCTTGAGATGAACCTTTGCTCCCCACAGCTCTCCGATACGCGTATATTCAATGTTAAAGTTGCTAAGAATGACTTCAATTTCACTTTCGGTATCTCCCTGTGTCGAGGTTTGGGTTTCTCTTACCTCTGTTTCTGCTGATTCACCCGTTGTTTCTTTGACTATTGATCCAACGACGATGTAATACTTTCCGTCTGCACCCCAGAAGTAGATGTATCCCACACCTTTGCCTTTGAAGTATTCTCCCTTTCCAACTTCAACCTTGGCTGGTAGTTCTAGGGATCCTTCGTATTCAACTAATGTAATCGAAGGGTCATAACTGTAGAACTCGACCTTATTTTCCTTGAATGCAAAAATAATACTGTAGTCGTCAGTTTTTGTGTAGCCTACAAAGCTGTACCCAGGCAATTTTATTACTTCCTTACTCTCAACTTCTCCATTGCTTACGTGAACTATTATTGCCTTTTCTCCATCGTAAATTGTCACTACATCTTCGCCCTCGCCGATGTCTATGTAGTAGTTTCCATTCCTGGGAACTTCAATCGTTGATGATTCCTCTCCAGTTGAGATTCCAAAGATGTGTAGCTTATCTCCTTCCCATACATAGAATCCGTGGTACCCTATCATAACGTCCTTTACCTGGGAATTGAAAGTGAGCTTAGTTGGTGTCGGTTTTTTGCCTGTTCCATCGATTAGGTTAAATATCTCATCCCCAGTAAAGCTAACTATCCAAACTTCATTTCCTCCCCAGGCTATATAATAAATGTGATTTCCGTCATAGTCCCATCCTGCCACTAGATTCTGTCCACCGACTTTCCACGAGAATTCTCGCTTTACCTTGTCGAGGTATACGAACTTCGCATTCTCTTCGCTAGGCCAATATTCAACGTTTTCATTGTCATAAACTATTAGGTGAAGATTTCCTTCGCTGTCAAGAACGACTAC belongs to Pyrococcus abyssi GE5 and includes:
- the mnhG gene encoding monovalent cation/H(+) antiporter subunit G, which encodes MIEYLILICLAISVTFNTLGSIALHRFPDVYTRLHGATKCTTFGTIFATFAVVIHALARLNDTGNPKYLQMALHSLVALLALLLTNPVGAHAIAKASHLSGYLPKRAVVDAYLEKRRESNE
- a CDS encoding NADH-quinone oxidoreductase subunit B family protein, whose product is MTIKLPAQTEERKRLERRIAQLCRFIGRSPWVFHVNSGSCNGCDIEIIAALTPRYDAERFGVKLVGSPRHADILLVTGPVTNQSLERVKLVYEQTPEPKIVIAIGSCPTGGSVFYESPFTNAPLDRVIPVDVFVPGCPPRPEAILHGVVLALEKLAKMLKGEVPPEEGEE
- a CDS encoding NADH-quinone oxidoreductase subunit C, whose protein sequence is MSEGKEDFIVNEINRRFPGVEVQVKENKWGRKRIWVKVPREMFRDFMKFLKELDPDAHYSIGIEEDAGETLDFSIHFLLMYEDAPGVSMIVKTSVPKDNPVLPDISDIFPISLQFEREAMEMVGIDFENAPDKRRLFLPDDFPEGIYPLRHDEKGIPEEMVKNAGHPYLLRRGGK
- a CDS encoding respiratory chain complex I subunit 1 family protein gives rise to the protein MKVIYALIGLILLYAYVSIISLLFSGIDRKLVARMQRRIGPPILQPFYDFLKLMSKETIIPNTANFMFRAAPVLMLTTVIALLAYTPMGFSPLFATKGDIIVFIYLLTLADFFLILGVMSSGSPYGRIGAAREVAMLISREPAMMLGVFAVMWGISKLGVQKPFSLGSLYEHNLWELGPMVWVAGVILIYVFMSWLASEIEVGFFNIPEAEEEIAEGTLVEYSGRYLGIIKLAESIKEFIAASLVVAVLFPWQVGIPGIQGYIVNLLIHTAKVFIVLLVAKTIFRTVTGRLKITQAVNLLWTRVFAASIVGALLLALGVMI
- a CDS encoding NADH-quinone oxidoreductase subunit K; protein product: MIAFQYLTAIIMVALGIYALLYKRNLIKLILALDLIDSGIHLLLISEGYRIENGLPTTAPIYTGYEGGAMVAPIPQALVLTSIVIGVCVLSLAVALTVNAYRHYGTLDITKLRRLRG
- a CDS encoding cation:proton antiporter, which codes for MTVEQMFLYATLLIGIAGLIVLLRLILGPTTSDRVVALDTLNTLVVAAMLLLGAYYERAIYIDIAIVYALLSYIGTLIIAKYLQGGLS
- the mbhE gene encoding hydrogen gas-evolving membrane-bound hydrogenase subunit E, with protein sequence MKRALAFLSLMVIFASLMVALSPKYGIKFGLGGEDWKRYRYTDDYYINHGLEEVGGMNIVTDIVFDYRGYDTLGEATVLFTAIAGAVALLRPWRREEHE
- a CDS encoding hydrogenase large subunit; the encoded protein is MSKVEYWVKVPFGPIHPGLEEPEKFILTLDGERIVNVDVKLGYNLRGIQWIAFRRNYVQLMYVAERICGICSFSHNHTYVRAVEEMAGIEVPERAEYIRVIIGELERIHSHLLNLGVLGHDIGYDTVLHLTWLAREKVMDVLEAITGNRVNYSMMTIGGVRRDIEEKHRRLLLDMIKYYREIMPQIEDVFLHDSTIEARLRNCAIIPKKLAIEMGAVGPTGRGSGVRDDARWSEKLGVYPDLGIKPIMPEDVTGEKARGDVYDRAAVRIGEIWQSLELIEHALDQIPKGKIKTFPKDNVLVAKLKLLGDGEGIGRYEAPRGELVHYVKGKKGRDGPVRWKMREPTFPNLFAIAKGLEGNQLADVVVAIASIDPCLSCTDRVAVITGDKKVILTEKDLLKLSIQKTREINPEIRGDPTPAGVGCVRG
- a CDS encoding Na(+)/H(+) antiporter subunit B codes for the protein MSDMGVIVKTNARALIPLIGIFGCYIVLHGHLTPGGGFQGGATIVGTGLLFLIAFGVDEAKKRINKDLYSALEGVGGLVFLGVAMLGLSVAFFYNVLWHKGPLFNGKPGTLLSAGFLPIMNLGVGLKVFTGLVSAVFALSLFRRWKG
- a CDS encoding proton-conducting transporter transmembrane domain-containing protein, producing the protein MTWLPFIIIIPLFGAFSMPIVSLLKGKAKEIWATIISFATLIVGIEVFREVWSGGTIVYALGSETPFGKADFPIRIVWEVDKFGAIMVLIITFVSFLAILYSLEYMKHDTGLEKYYTLILILELGMLGIAITGDIFNFYVFLEIMSIASYALVAFRHDTWEGIEAGIKYMFVGSLASSFVLLGIALLYGQYGTLTMGYLAVKMSENPTIVAKIALALFLGGLLFKSGAAPVHMWLADAHPAAPSSISAMLSGLVIKIGGIYAIARVVFSIFWPAINPATVGWIIIIFACITLIVGNAMAVVQEDMKRLLAYSSVGQIGYILLGLGIGIVAYGSKVGEIALAGAIYHTVNHALMKALLFLVAGVVLHELGTRNLNELSGLAKTMPKTTFAFLIGAAAIVGMPPLNGFASKWLIYESSALFNPLLGAIAIIGTAFCTAAYVRVLFTFFGRPSEKVMKAKDPGATMLLPIFILVIAIIGMGLFPWQISDKFMVPAAKSLWDIMGYVISLMGGG
- a CDS encoding DUF4040 domain-containing protein; this encodes MNDMIIHFIVLVGIIVSSILMITLRDLLAAAIASAAMSLLLSLEFYMLHAPDVAIAEAAVGAGVVTAIVVYAIAKTERWEREAP
- a CDS encoding 4Fe-4S dicluster domain-containing protein, whose protein sequence is MIRLPLLSTVIKNLFKPPATNPFPKTEPVPVPENFRGKIVYNVDKCVGCRMCVTVCPAGVFVYLPEIRKVALWTGRCVFCKQCVDVCPTGALQMSDEFLLASYDKYDEKFIYVTPEEAQEIKKKLEEKKKAKSKSKAQ